The Paenibacillus tianjinensis genome has a window encoding:
- a CDS encoding Cof-type HAD-IIB family hydrolase produces MKYKLIALDVDGTLLNDDHHLSDENKEAIAEVTQMGGQIVLCTGRSPQNSIPFMEELGLSGYVLGHNGAVTVSVSDRKVLDQYGMDGRGLDPYIEYCRKHNIHFDVSTAFEMYVDNADNLTKEAHFMYEHFRIVPASLPGWEEFREPIVKFTVFTQADTLDEAMREWGTWTQQYNLQRSGEFFADFMHQDASKGNALKNLAARLGIQREEVLSIGNYYNDISMLTYAGLGIAMENSPLEVKAAADAVTGTNNEHGVRDALLKYCL; encoded by the coding sequence ATGAAATACAAACTGATTGCATTAGACGTGGATGGAACGCTGCTGAACGATGATCATCACTTAAGTGACGAGAATAAAGAAGCGATTGCCGAGGTTACACAAATGGGCGGACAAATTGTATTATGTACGGGCCGCAGCCCGCAGAATTCAATTCCTTTTATGGAAGAGCTGGGATTGTCCGGGTATGTGCTTGGCCATAATGGCGCGGTGACGGTATCGGTAAGTGATCGCAAAGTGCTTGATCAATACGGCATGGACGGGCGCGGGCTGGACCCGTATATCGAATATTGCCGGAAGCATAATATACATTTCGATGTAAGTACCGCCTTTGAGATGTATGTTGATAATGCGGATAATCTGACCAAGGAAGCTCATTTCATGTATGAGCATTTCCGGATCGTCCCGGCGTCTCTGCCTGGCTGGGAGGAATTCCGCGAACCGATCGTCAAATTCACGGTATTCACGCAAGCAGACACTTTGGATGAAGCAATGCGCGAATGGGGAACCTGGACCCAGCAGTACAACCTCCAACGCAGTGGAGAGTTTTTTGCTGATTTTATGCATCAGGATGCGTCCAAAGGCAATGCGCTGAAGAATCTTGCAGCGAGGCTCGGAATTCAGCGGGAGGAAGTGCTGTCTATCGGGAATTATTATAATGATATTTCCATGCTGACTTACGCGGGTCTTGGAATTGCAATGGAGAATTCACCGCTTGAAGTCAAAGCTGCTGCGGATGCGGTTACGGGTACGAATAACGAACATGGCGTGCGTGACGCACTGTTAAAATATTGCTTATAG
- a CDS encoding pseudouridine synthase, with the protein MSAPGHKKQRIDKVLSHMGIGSRSDIRKQAKQGLITVNGAVVKDSGFHVDPYKDEIEVGGEPVRYREYVYLMMNKPPGVLSATEDKRDRTVLDLLKPEHAQFEPFPVGRLDKDTVGLLLLTNDGKLAHELLSPRKHVPKTYEATVEGEVDAADVAAFAAGVELEDGYVTLPAQLSILSRERGSKTISQISLTITEGKFHQVKRMFIAVGKKVTFLKRVSMGELKLDESLPLGACRELTAAELELLTGTADGAAD; encoded by the coding sequence ATGAGCGCACCAGGACATAAGAAACAAAGGATTGATAAAGTGCTGTCCCATATGGGCATTGGCTCCCGCAGTGATATCCGCAAACAGGCGAAGCAGGGGCTAATCACTGTGAACGGTGCTGTGGTCAAAGACAGCGGATTTCATGTGGACCCCTACAAAGACGAGATTGAGGTGGGCGGTGAACCGGTCCGCTACCGTGAATATGTGTATTTGATGATGAACAAGCCGCCCGGCGTCTTGTCTGCCACTGAAGACAAGCGGGACCGGACAGTGCTTGATTTACTAAAGCCGGAGCATGCGCAGTTTGAACCGTTTCCGGTCGGCAGGCTGGACAAGGATACCGTTGGACTACTGCTGCTCACCAATGACGGCAAGCTTGCCCATGAGCTGCTATCCCCGCGCAAGCATGTGCCGAAGACCTATGAGGCAACAGTGGAGGGAGAGGTAGATGCCGCTGATGTCGCGGCGTTTGCAGCCGGTGTCGAGCTGGAGGACGGCTATGTCACACTGCCCGCTCAGTTATCGATTCTCAGCCGTGAACGCGGCAGTAAGACGATCTCGCAGATCTCTCTTACCATTACGGAAGGGAAATTCCATCAGGTAAAGCGGATGTTCATCGCCGTAGGGAAAAAGGTGACTTTTTTGAAGCGGGTATCGATGGGAGAATTAAAGCTGGATGAAAGTCTGCCGCTGGGTGCCTGCCGGGAGTTAACTGCTGCGGAACTGGAATTGCTGACCGGTACAGCAGATGGAGCAGCCGATTAA
- a CDS encoding AAA family ATPase translates to MRIEQLQIGGFGRLQQRELGLQEGVTVLYGRNEAGKSTTLQFIRAMLFGIPSRANPAERYEPAQGGQHGGVLTAYDREGARWMIRRYAAGGELQGRSEKLSITVSYPDGRTEEATQEELERRLLGGISRSMFRQLFAVSLDELQELGALQSEEMSSYLFHAGMGGGGEIMRAERKLIQDAEKLYKPRGKVQEAAKILQQIEKLEREMAESRSFLPRYNENLAALELTEQKLMQLEASRTGAGNRLALLRKAADIRELWLKWREARLELADLPVIESFPDNGMARWQTLEGEIRNAESAVYRLKRLQDELSAELAAHPPDELLAAQGPVLEQLDRRQSSYEDRRAERQRLEAELASQQAHLERILRSIGAGWGPAELTGFSGSAADREAARRFAAAFSGYDRRMEAREAERQSLRSRMAAAAAALQAAERSLAREHTSGAASFAGLAPRSPREVLQLWDELQQAAERWREAQLGAGAGAGRSPGAGDRRAARYRRLLAAGAALTLLLPAALQLTGAAPVSVWSALGLLAAADLALWAGLRAAGRASSPPGTGGDSGAAAAEMLRLRGLLLSGAEPEGGLSRPGRRPAGGASPDASGLEAGMKELRRLMEAWNAWRQRMDRLSGEHESCRTEAEALAGQERALAEELNRAEAEFTELDERYAEWLRQRSLPEGLSPEGLPDIFALVEQGNDLLRQHSKLTQRLKELEAECGAYEQEAMLLMQQAGMTAASRSTTPGRSASAAGIVPASIRPDIPSHAAVNEPASAIRNRPATPEVTATPALPLAEIPTVHVLEFSNSTTIASITADTGQGNSNFNSLEAESNPVVSVFTLLSWLENRKRDWDSLKRVLLRREGIHTRLAEVQVELAENSRILEDLKQRSSSLLREGGAVDGEDFLRRSSAVQLRVELTKSIRQWELAMFGGWEGGGAEQLQQLLEHHDAFALEQERSAAEDTAANIEEERNMLLQQRGKLMQEREYLKDRCMQDTVNQQLEEQRTALRSLAGQYAVNALAAELIGRTRRIYEQEKQPQVLQLASAYFAKLTQGEYRRIVMTLGHKELKAEHASLGLIDSGLLSRGTAEQLYLAIRLALAGTMTRQNSLPLLFDDLFVNFDEQRLFAALALIGELSATRQIVMMTCHRHVAEAAARILPAAAVITV, encoded by the coding sequence ATGAGGATTGAGCAGTTGCAGATCGGCGGCTTTGGCCGCCTGCAGCAGCGGGAGCTCGGGCTGCAGGAGGGCGTTACTGTCCTATATGGGCGCAATGAAGCCGGCAAAAGCACGACGCTGCAGTTTATCCGGGCCATGCTGTTCGGAATTCCCAGCAGGGCCAATCCGGCGGAGAGATATGAGCCTGCACAAGGCGGGCAGCATGGGGGTGTACTGACCGCATACGACCGGGAAGGGGCGCGCTGGATGATCCGCCGCTATGCTGCTGGCGGAGAACTGCAGGGGCGGAGCGAAAAATTGAGCATTACCGTCAGCTATCCCGATGGCAGAACGGAAGAAGCGACACAGGAAGAGCTGGAGCGGCGGCTTCTGGGTGGGATCTCACGAAGTATGTTCCGCCAGCTGTTCGCCGTGTCGCTTGACGAGCTGCAGGAGCTCGGTGCGCTGCAGTCCGAGGAGATGAGCAGCTATTTGTTCCATGCCGGTATGGGCGGGGGCGGGGAAATTATGCGGGCTGAGCGTAAGCTTATCCAGGATGCAGAGAAGCTGTATAAGCCGCGGGGCAAGGTACAGGAGGCAGCAAAGATTCTGCAGCAAATCGAGAAGCTGGAGCGCGAGATGGCAGAAAGCCGCTCTTTTCTGCCGAGATATAACGAGAATTTGGCCGCACTTGAATTGACGGAACAGAAATTGATGCAGCTGGAGGCATCCCGCACGGGAGCCGGCAACAGGCTGGCGTTGCTGCGCAAAGCAGCAGATATCCGTGAGCTGTGGCTGAAATGGCGTGAGGCCCGCCTCGAGCTTGCCGATCTGCCGGTGATCGAGTCTTTCCCGGATAACGGGATGGCTCGGTGGCAGACGCTGGAGGGGGAGATCCGGAATGCAGAAAGTGCAGTATACCGGCTTAAACGCCTGCAAGACGAGCTTTCGGCCGAGCTTGCAGCGCATCCGCCGGACGAGCTGCTTGCTGCGCAGGGTCCGGTGCTAGAGCAGTTGGATCGCCGCCAGTCCAGCTATGAGGACCGGCGAGCCGAGCGCCAGCGGCTGGAAGCCGAGCTTGCCTCACAGCAGGCACACCTGGAACGCATCCTGCGCAGCATCGGTGCTGGCTGGGGACCGGCGGAGCTTACCGGCTTCTCCGGCTCAGCAGCGGACCGTGAAGCAGCTCGGCGCTTCGCTGCGGCCTTCTCCGGCTACGACCGGCGGATGGAGGCCCGGGAGGCGGAGCGGCAAAGCCTCCGCTCCCGGATGGCCGCCGCTGCTGCCGCGCTGCAGGCGGCGGAACGCTCGCTTGCGCGCGAGCACACAAGCGGCGCAGCCAGCTTCGCGGGCCTCGCTCCGCGCAGCCCGCGCGAAGTGCTGCAGCTGTGGGACGAGCTGCAGCAGGCCGCCGAGCGCTGGCGCGAAGCGCAGCTCGGCGCAGGTGCCGGCGCCGGCCGCAGCCCCGGCGCAGGAGACCGCCGGGCGGCACGCTACCGGCGGCTGCTTGCCGCAGGCGCAGCGCTCACGCTGCTGCTGCCGGCGGCGCTGCAGCTGACCGGCGCGGCGCCGGTCAGCGTCTGGTCCGCGCTCGGCCTGCTGGCCGCCGCGGACCTGGCCCTGTGGGCCGGCCTGCGCGCAGCCGGCCGGGCTTCGTCCCCGCCGGGAACTGGCGGGGACAGCGGGGCAGCCGCAGCTGAGATGCTGCGGCTGCGGGGGCTTTTGCTCTCCGGCGCGGAGCCGGAGGGCGGACTGAGCCGGCCGGGACGCAGGCCGGCGGGTGGCGCCAGCCCTGATGCCAGCGGGCTGGAGGCCGGGATGAAAGAGCTGCGCCGCCTGATGGAAGCATGGAACGCTTGGCGGCAACGGATGGACCGGCTGTCCGGCGAACATGAGTCCTGCCGGACTGAAGCAGAGGCGCTCGCCGGGCAAGAGCGCGCACTGGCCGAAGAGCTGAACCGTGCCGAGGCTGAGTTCACGGAGCTGGACGAACGATATGCTGAGTGGCTCCGACAGCGCAGCCTGCCGGAGGGCTTGTCGCCGGAAGGCCTGCCTGATATTTTTGCACTGGTTGAGCAGGGCAACGATCTGCTCCGCCAGCATAGCAAGCTGACTCAGCGGCTCAAAGAGCTGGAGGCGGAATGCGGCGCTTATGAGCAGGAAGCCATGTTGCTGATGCAGCAGGCCGGAATGACAGCTGCCAGCCGTTCAACTACTCCAGGCAGATCAGCGAGCGCAGCTGGTATTGTTCCAGCATCTATCCGTCCGGACATTCCGTCACATGCAGCAGTTAATGAACCGGCATCAGCTATTCGGAATCGTCCGGCAACCCCGGAGGTAACCGCTACTCCTGCACTTCCATTAGCTGAGATTCCTACTGTTCATGTGCTGGAATTCTCTAACAGTACAACTATAGCTTCGATCACTGCGGATACTGGCCAGGGGAATTCCAATTTTAACTCGCTTGAAGCTGAAAGTAATCCTGTAGTCTCTGTATTCACGCTGCTTAGCTGGCTTGAGAACCGGAAGCGGGATTGGGATTCGTTGAAGCGTGTACTGCTGCGCCGGGAGGGTATCCATACCCGGTTGGCAGAGGTGCAGGTAGAACTTGCGGAGAACAGCCGGATCCTGGAGGATTTGAAGCAGCGCAGCAGCAGTCTGCTGCGTGAAGGAGGAGCCGTGGACGGTGAAGATTTTCTGCGGCGTTCGTCGGCGGTACAGCTCCGGGTCGAACTGACAAAATCTATCCGTCAATGGGAACTGGCGATGTTCGGCGGCTGGGAGGGCGGCGGGGCTGAACAGCTGCAGCAGCTTCTGGAGCATCATGATGCCTTTGCGCTGGAACAGGAACGGTCCGCCGCGGAAGATACGGCGGCTAACATTGAAGAAGAACGGAATATGCTCCTGCAGCAGCGGGGTAAGCTGATGCAGGAACGGGAATATTTGAAGGACCGCTGTATGCAGGATACCGTCAATCAGCAGCTGGAGGAACAGCGGACCGCGTTGCGGAGTCTGGCCGGGCAATATGCGGTAAACGCTTTGGCTGCAGAATTGATCGGCCGGACTAGACGGATTTATGAGCAGGAGAAGCAGCCGCAAGTGCTGCAGCTCGCCTCTGCCTACTTCGCGAAGCTGACGCAAGGGGAATACCGGCGGATTGTAATGACACTCGGGCATAAGGAGCTAAAAGCGGAGCATGCTTCCTTAGGGCTTATAGACAGCGGGCTGCTTAGCCGGGGTACTGCGGAACAGCTCTACCTCGCCATCCGGTTGGCCCTAGCCGGGACAATGACCCGTCAGAATAGCCTGCCTCTCCTCTTCGATGATCTGTTCGTCAATTTTGATGAACAACGTCTGTTTGCAGCATTGGCTCTAATCGGTGAGCTGTCGGCCACCCGGCAAATCGTAATGATGACCTGCCACCGCCATGTAGCCGAAGCAGCTGCACGGATTCTTCCCGCTGCTGCGGTAATCACAGTATAA
- a CDS encoding RsmB/NOP family class I SAM-dependent RNA methyltransferase gives MKEERLPAAYTTAMKEMLGQEADAFLHSYNMPRTQGLRLNTLKAAPGSGPASHAISLFGLTPVPWCPTGYYYEDPARPGRHPYHSAGLYYIQEPSAMSAAELLAPLPGETVLDLAAAPGGKTTHLASLMQGQGLLVSNEIHPERAKILAENVERLGISNALVTSSSPGEMSRRFMEVFDRIMLDAPCSGEGMFRKDPDAVSEWSPEHVKMCADRQWDILQDAYLMLKPGGTMAYSTCTFNRQENEETLARFTAAYPDMQLITQKRLWPHLEKGEGHFVALLRKAANDDSGSPRSKRNADRGKSGPKLTSSVRDAYQQFMNWAAAELPGFTGQGVPLLFGESLYLLPESFSERMHTGLLEGLKVPRAGLHIAHLKKNRIEPAHALAMALRPDQAARSFDLAADSLDIQAWLRGESLPVPPELHGWTLVTVEGLPVSWGKASSGQLKNHLPKGLRIMKAHLDGGLGS, from the coding sequence ATGAAGGAAGAACGGCTGCCCGCCGCTTATACCACTGCCATGAAAGAGATGCTGGGGCAGGAGGCGGACGCTTTTCTGCACAGCTATAATATGCCGAGGACTCAAGGCTTGCGGTTAAATACTTTAAAAGCTGCTCCCGGCAGCGGTCCTGCTTCACATGCAATTTCACTGTTTGGCCTGACGCCGGTTCCGTGGTGCCCCACAGGCTATTACTATGAAGATCCTGCCCGGCCGGGCAGACATCCCTATCATTCGGCCGGATTATATTATATTCAGGAACCGTCTGCAATGTCCGCTGCCGAGCTGCTGGCCCCGCTCCCCGGTGAAACCGTGCTTGATCTGGCCGCAGCACCCGGAGGCAAAACCACACATCTCGCTTCTTTAATGCAGGGACAAGGACTGCTTGTCTCGAATGAGATACACCCTGAACGGGCCAAAATTCTGGCTGAAAATGTCGAGCGGCTCGGTATTTCCAACGCACTGGTGACAAGCAGCAGTCCGGGGGAAATGTCGCGGCGGTTCATGGAGGTCTTCGACCGGATTATGCTCGATGCGCCTTGTTCGGGGGAAGGCATGTTCCGCAAGGATCCCGACGCCGTCAGCGAATGGTCACCTGAGCATGTGAAGATGTGTGCAGATAGACAATGGGATATTTTACAGGATGCTTACCTTATGCTGAAGCCCGGCGGCACTATGGCCTACTCGACTTGCACGTTCAACCGTCAAGAAAATGAGGAGACCCTTGCCCGGTTTACAGCAGCTTATCCGGATATGCAGCTCATCACGCAAAAAAGACTCTGGCCCCATCTGGAAAAAGGCGAAGGACACTTTGTAGCGTTGCTGCGTAAAGCAGCCAATGACGACAGCGGAAGCCCCCGCAGCAAACGAAATGCCGACCGTGGCAAAAGCGGTCCCAAGCTCACATCCTCCGTCCGGGATGCTTATCAGCAATTCATGAACTGGGCCGCGGCCGAGCTTCCCGGGTTTACCGGGCAGGGCGTACCCCTTCTGTTCGGGGAATCGTTATACTTGCTGCCGGAGTCATTCAGCGAACGTATGCATACCGGCCTGCTGGAAGGTCTCAAGGTGCCCCGTGCCGGCCTGCATATCGCCCACCTGAAGAAGAACCGGATTGAACCTGCCCATGCCCTGGCAATGGCACTGAGGCCTGATCAGGCAGCACGCAGCTTTGATTTGGCTGCGGACAGCCTGGATATTCAGGCTTGGCTGCGGGGCGAAAGCCTGCCGGTTCCGCCAGAGCTGCATGGCTGGACGCTTGTTACGGTAGAGGGGCTGCCGGTCAGCTGGGGCAAAGCCAGCTCCGGCCAGCTTAAGAACCATCTGCCTAAAGGACTCAGAATCATGAAAGCCCATCTTGACGGCGGGTTAGGCAGCTGA
- a CDS encoding YjcZ family sporulation protein, whose product MGTMPGFTSTGAILVLFILLVIISRSLFV is encoded by the coding sequence ATGGGTACAATGCCAGGCTTCACATCAACCGGTGCGATTTTGGTACTCTTCATTTTGCTAGTCATCATTTCGCGTTCGTTGTTTGTCTAA
- a CDS encoding glycosyltransferase family 4 protein: protein MNLLQALFFPPEQPGGVSSMIPYLQERFRSSRWDMDLFWLPKRIRGKGREEIVFDTFDWTLYGESPVVQKYIQTYRDYIWWTKLRMNKQYDLIHAHHPIAGLAMKKIYPDIPLIQTLHSSYERELILNGVIEEGGVEHQFLVSIYRELEHASDRLMTVSRSFADYLAPYIDHPDQISIIPNGFDEKRFKPVPHDNSIPQLVTVTRLVPAKGIDTLFRACAELKNRGHEYVLHIIGDGPSRAELELLAQELGIYNETIFYGYTLHPEEFMPFFDIFVLPSRAEAFGSVFAEAALSCLALVGTNVGGIPEQIEDGVNGLLVNPDDQMALADALEKVITDPGYRYELSRSAWDKAKSLYSLTRVANELKKTYLQYQPGTKG, encoded by the coding sequence ATGAATTTGCTGCAAGCGCTATTCTTCCCGCCGGAGCAGCCCGGTGGCGTATCTTCTATGATCCCTTATCTGCAGGAGCGGTTCCGTTCCAGCCGCTGGGATATGGATTTATTCTGGCTGCCCAAGCGAATTCGGGGCAAGGGACGCGAAGAGATTGTCTTTGATACATTTGACTGGACTTTATACGGCGAAAGTCCGGTTGTGCAAAAATATATTCAGACCTACCGCGATTATATCTGGTGGACGAAGCTGCGGATGAACAAGCAATATGATCTGATCCATGCCCATCATCCGATTGCCGGCCTGGCGATGAAAAAAATCTATCCGGACATTCCACTCATTCAAACGCTGCATTCCAGCTATGAACGTGAGCTGATTTTGAATGGTGTGATTGAAGAGGGCGGGGTGGAGCATCAGTTTCTGGTGTCCATTTACCGCGAGCTGGAGCATGCCAGTGACCGTCTGATGACGGTATCACGCTCGTTCGCCGACTATTTAGCGCCTTATATTGATCATCCTGATCAGATCAGCATTATTCCCAACGGTTTTGATGAAAAAAGATTTAAACCGGTGCCGCATGACAACAGCATTCCGCAACTTGTGACAGTCACCCGCCTGGTGCCGGCGAAAGGGATTGATACCTTATTTAGAGCCTGTGCAGAGCTGAAAAACCGCGGCCACGAATATGTGCTGCATATTATCGGGGACGGACCTTCACGGGCTGAGCTGGAGCTGCTCGCACAGGAGCTCGGAATTTATAATGAAACTATTTTTTACGGGTATACGCTGCATCCGGAAGAGTTTATGCCGTTCTTTGATATCTTTGTTTTGCCATCGCGCGCGGAAGCGTTCGGTTCGGTGTTTGCGGAAGCTGCGCTTAGCTGTCTTGCTCTGGTAGGCACGAATGTAGGCGGGATTCCTGAACAGATTGAGGACGGGGTGAACGGCCTGCTGGTGAATCCGGATGACCAGATGGCGCTTGCGGATGCGCTGGAAAAGGTGATTACGGATCCGGGCTACCGCTATGAGCTGTCTAGATCTGCATGGGATAAAGCGAAGAGCCTCTATTCTCTGACCCGTGTCGCCAATGAGCTCAAGAAAACCTATTTACAGTATCAGCCGGGAACGAAAGGGTGA
- a CDS encoding metallophosphoesterase family protein, translated as MSSRKPIYSISRERKGEQMIPFRFLHAADLHLDSRFTGLSQLPQAIRSYLRDSTFAALGRLVGVAIEEKVDFVVISGDVYDVSDASLQGQLRFYEALRDLGAHGIHVYFIHGNHDPLDGPRLQMELPEHVTVFGAGEPGQAVACRRSDGREVAVISGISYPTAKVTENTALLFNRKPGSTLFHIALLHGNVDGDLQHETYSPCSRKDLIGRGFDYWALGHIHKRSILHENPVIVYPGNIQGRSVKETGPKGCYVVEVNEEGYAQLRFRELDSVRWQVREIPIEGLADEAEWTQAVEQAVEDIREELPQLMSVVRFRLTGRGKVHRMLSEKGAAADLLTELQRRETVRAERREYAGLVWTEGFAVETGLAVDRERLLQEDSFLGEMLRLSRLSGQSAEGLDDLLSAALKPLMENRELRRLLAGAGEEEKLGWLTSAAELGITLLSGVEDEDGTAGAMFSNGAAAARQEREAEE; from the coding sequence ATGAGCTCAAGAAAACCTATTTACAGTATCAGCCGGGAACGAAAGGGTGAGCAGATGATTCCTTTCCGTTTTCTGCATGCTGCGGATCTGCATCTGGACAGCCGGTTTACCGGACTTTCGCAGCTTCCGCAAGCCATACGCTCCTATTTACGGGATTCCACCTTCGCCGCCCTCGGGCGGCTTGTTGGCGTAGCTATTGAGGAGAAAGTTGATTTCGTTGTGATCAGCGGCGATGTATATGATGTTTCCGACGCATCACTGCAGGGCCAGCTGCGTTTTTATGAGGCGCTGAGGGATCTGGGTGCCCACGGCATCCATGTCTATTTCATTCATGGCAATCATGATCCGCTCGATGGACCCCGCCTGCAAATGGAGCTGCCGGAGCATGTGACTGTGTTCGGTGCCGGTGAGCCGGGACAAGCAGTTGCCTGCCGCCGCAGCGATGGCAGAGAGGTTGCTGTAATCAGCGGTATTTCTTATCCCACCGCTAAGGTGACGGAGAATACGGCACTGCTGTTCAACCGCAAGCCGGGGAGTACCTTGTTTCATATCGCTTTACTCCACGGAAATGTGGATGGTGATCTGCAGCATGAAACCTATTCACCGTGCAGCCGCAAGGATCTGATCGGACGCGGATTCGATTATTGGGCGCTGGGCCATATCCATAAACGCAGCATTCTGCACGAGAATCCTGTAATCGTCTATCCGGGCAATATCCAAGGGCGCAGCGTCAAGGAGACCGGCCCTAAAGGCTGCTATGTTGTTGAAGTGAATGAAGAGGGGTATGCGCAGCTCCGGTTCCGTGAACTCGATTCTGTCCGCTGGCAGGTGCGGGAGATTCCGATTGAAGGCCTGGCGGACGAAGCGGAATGGACACAGGCTGTGGAACAGGCGGTGGAAGATATCCGGGAAGAGCTTCCGCAGCTGATGTCTGTCGTGCGCTTCCGGCTCACCGGCAGGGGAAAGGTGCACCGGATGCTTTCGGAAAAAGGAGCTGCAGCCGATCTGCTTACCGAGCTGCAGCGGCGGGAAACTGTCCGAGCCGAACGCAGGGAGTATGCCGGACTCGTCTGGACCGAAGGTTTCGCGGTGGAAACCGGCCTGGCGGTTGACCGGGAACGATTGCTTCAGGAGGACAGCTTCCTCGGTGAAATGTTGCGGCTCTCCAGACTTAGCGGACAATCTGCGGAAGGGCTGGATGATCTGCTCTCTGCTGCGCTCAAGCCGCTGATGGAGAACCGGGAGCTGCGCAGGCTGCTCGCAGGCGCCGGGGAAGAAGAGAAACTGGGGTGGCTGACCAGTGCTGCGGAGCTCGGTATTACCCTGCTTAGCGGTGTGGAGGACGAGGATGGGACAGCAGGAGCCATGTTCTCCAATGGAGCGGCTGCTGCCAGGCAAGAGCGGGAGGCTGAAGAATGA